A region of Chloracidobacterium sp. DNA encodes the following proteins:
- a CDS encoding phytanoyl-CoA dioxygenase family protein: MQANDLKEQFDTKGFLVIPDVLDHETVAELKETLSRVSLNASVKHRKGSVFGVRNLLGLVPELAKFVKGEIIQNLATTLLGDEPKIARSIYFDKTANANWKVPWHQDLTIAVKDKREVPGFGPWTKKANVWHVQPSIDFLHPMVTLRFHLDDTDETNGALKVIPGSQTKGRLSAKEIQAIRKGNEFVICSVKSGDCLAMHPLLLHSSTVSLQPRHRRIIHLEFSSAKLPDGLEWYEI; this comes from the coding sequence ATGCAAGCCAACGATCTAAAAGAACAATTCGATACGAAAGGATTTTTAGTAATTCCGGACGTATTAGACCATGAAACCGTTGCCGAGTTAAAAGAAACTCTGTCAAGAGTGTCGTTAAACGCGTCAGTGAAACATCGTAAAGGTTCTGTTTTTGGTGTTCGCAATTTGTTGGGTTTAGTTCCAGAGCTTGCGAAATTTGTAAAGGGAGAAATTATCCAAAATCTTGCGACTACGCTTTTGGGGGACGAACCCAAAATTGCACGTTCGATATACTTTGATAAAACCGCGAATGCAAATTGGAAGGTTCCTTGGCATCAGGATCTGACTATCGCCGTCAAAGACAAACGTGAGGTTCCGGGTTTTGGCCCGTGGACCAAAAAAGCCAATGTCTGGCATGTTCAGCCGTCGATCGATTTCTTACATCCGATGGTGACGCTTCGATTTCATCTGGATGACACTGACGAAACTAACGGTGCCCTCAAGGTCATTCCGGGCTCGCAAACTAAAGGGCGGTTGTCTGCTAAAGAAATTCAAGCAATTCGAAAAGGAAACGAATTTGTCATTTGCAGCGTCAAATCAGGCGATTGTCTTGCGATGCATCCTTTGCTGCTGCATTCGTCAACAGTTAGCTTGCAGCCGCGGCACAGACGGATCATTCATCTTGAGTTTTCGTCGGCTAAATTGCCAGATGGGTTGGAATGGTATGAGATTTAA
- a CDS encoding VWA domain-containing protein, with amino-acid sequence MRFNSLLILISVLGVLSASAQSGRRKPSPTPTPNINISGPSVKNLPAQTATPAPASTPKVGSQESDEIIKVNSVLVPIPVSVLDAAGKAVTNLKLTDFELKIDGKVVEIDDLARSETPIRLAMLFDNSSSVLIARDFEKEAAVRFFRRIIRPDKDKAALFSVADSTRLEQPITSNVGLLTQAIDLFPEPKGATALLDGIVEVADYLKSTNGRRVVVIVSDGEDTYSDLKTTLEDVVKALQINSCQVYVVKTKDFENYKRTGERSGNANTRALTAERRMIEITQQTGGAVYSPIDEKEMNAAFDRISAELAQQYFLSYYPDESADKGGEFREISLSVKGKNLSVRTRKGYYVPKK; translated from the coding sequence ATGAGATTTAACTCATTACTAATATTAATTTCTGTACTCGGGGTGCTTTCTGCTTCTGCGCAGTCGGGCCGCAGAAAACCGAGCCCGACGCCCACGCCGAACATTAATATCAGCGGGCCGTCGGTTAAAAATCTTCCGGCGCAAACGGCTACACCTGCTCCAGCATCGACGCCTAAGGTTGGCTCACAAGAATCGGACGAGATCATCAAAGTTAACTCCGTACTTGTGCCGATACCTGTTTCGGTTTTGGACGCAGCGGGCAAAGCGGTCACGAATCTTAAGCTCACTGATTTTGAGTTGAAGATCGACGGCAAGGTCGTCGAGATTGATGACCTTGCGCGAAGCGAGACGCCGATACGTCTGGCGATGCTGTTTGATAATTCGTCTAGCGTTCTGATCGCCCGCGATTTTGAAAAGGAAGCCGCTGTGAGATTTTTTCGCCGAATCATCAGACCCGACAAAGATAAAGCCGCTTTGTTTTCCGTAGCGGACAGCACACGGCTGGAACAGCCGATCACATCAAACGTAGGCTTGCTTACGCAAGCAATAGATCTTTTTCCCGAACCTAAAGGAGCAACTGCTTTGCTCGACGGCATTGTTGAGGTCGCCGACTATCTCAAATCGACGAATGGCCGCCGCGTCGTTGTGATCGTCTCGGACGGTGAAGATACTTACAGCGACCTGAAAACCACGCTCGAAGACGTGGTCAAAGCATTGCAGATAAATAGCTGTCAGGTCTATGTCGTGAAAACAAAGGATTTTGAGAATTACAAACGAACCGGTGAGCGGAGCGGTAATGCCAATACGCGAGCTCTTACGGCCGAACGACGGATGATCGAGATCACACAGCAAACTGGCGGAGCAGTCTATTCTCCTATCGACGAAAAGGAAATGAACGCCGCATTTGACCGCATCTCGGCCGAGTTAGCGCAGCAGTATTTTCTCAGCTACTACCCTGACGAGTCGGCAGATAAAGGCGGTGAGTTTCGTGAGATATCGTTGTCGGTCAAGGGAAAGAATTTAAGCGTTCGCACGAGAAAAGGTTATTATGTTCCGAAGAAGTAG
- a CDS encoding tyrosine recombinase XerC translates to MFSEHLAQFLQHLKYERNLSPHTLRNYASDLEQFRQHLFGVEKREDFPVEQIDRLTIREWMASLHGDHKKTSVARKLASLRTFFQFLVREGKLESNPAKLVATPKIERKLPNHLSIEDAVRFIETPDVNTDLGRRDRAILEFLYATGIRVGELVGINIADVDFRERMVRVTGKRKKQRIVPFGDPAAQALLLYLEETRGTFLENCPITQRDASALFLNYQGTRITTRSVGRMIDKYIKLCADIHDISPHSLRHTFATHLLDQGADLRDIQELLGHARLSTTQIYTQVSMEKMIEVYDRSHPKA, encoded by the coding sequence ATGTTTTCCGAACACTTAGCTCAATTCCTGCAACACCTCAAATACGAGCGTAATTTGAGTCCGCATACGCTGCGTAATTATGCGAGCGACCTTGAGCAATTTCGCCAGCATTTATTTGGGGTTGAAAAGCGTGAGGATTTTCCTGTTGAGCAGATCGACCGGTTGACGATTCGCGAATGGATGGCGTCGCTGCATGGTGACCATAAGAAAACTTCGGTGGCAAGAAAGCTGGCGAGCCTGCGCACTTTTTTTCAGTTTCTGGTTCGCGAAGGCAAGCTCGAATCAAATCCTGCAAAGCTAGTTGCCACGCCAAAGATCGAACGAAAACTCCCGAATCATCTTTCTATCGAGGACGCCGTGCGGTTTATCGAAACGCCGGATGTCAACACCGATCTTGGCAGACGTGATCGCGCGATATTAGAGTTTCTATATGCGACTGGAATTCGCGTCGGTGAACTCGTCGGTATAAACATTGCCGATGTAGATTTTCGCGAACGTATGGTCCGTGTTACCGGCAAACGTAAAAAGCAGCGCATCGTTCCCTTTGGTGATCCGGCAGCTCAAGCATTACTGCTCTATCTGGAAGAGACGCGCGGCACGTTTTTAGAAAATTGTCCTATCACGCAGCGCGATGCTAGTGCATTATTTCTAAACTATCAAGGCACGCGGATCACAACGCGTTCGGTCGGACGGATGATCGATAAATACATAAAACTGTGTGCAGATATTCACGACATTTCGCCGCACAGTTTGCGGCATACATTTGCGACGCACTTACTAGATCAAGGCGCCGACCTCCGAGACATCCAGGAACTCCTCGGCCACGCGAGACTTTCAACAACGCAGA